From a single Oreochromis niloticus isolate F11D_XX linkage group LG3, O_niloticus_UMD_NMBU, whole genome shotgun sequence genomic region:
- the LOC100693923 gene encoding G-protein coupled receptor 26 — MDFAEIIFALFIVVVAIVSLLSNLLVLLCFVHSTEIRRQVPGVFTMNLSFCNILITVLNMPATLVGIIRKQQPFGDCVCHTVSFLETFLTANTMLSMAALSIDRWIAVVFPLSYSTKMRYKDALIMVCYSWLHSFTFSLTALLFSWVDYSDVYASCTLQPSEEGSDRIKFTIFTIVFHATSFILSLLILCFTYLKVLKVARFHCKRIDIITMQTLFLLVDIHPSVKQRCLAEQKRRKQRATKKISIFIGSFIICFAPYVITRLAELLPFVDVNRHWGIISKCLTYSKAASDPFAYSLLRQQYKKVLVTVVNRLLRRDLYPSSGHNSSLDTENDYCLQRIS, encoded by the exons ATGGACTTTGCTGAAATCATTTTCGCTTTGTTCATCGTCGTGGTCGCGATCGTCTCTCTGTTGTCCAACTTGTTGGTGCTGCTATGTTTCGTCCACAGCACCGAGATACGCCGACAGGTGCCCGGTGTTTTCACCATGAACTTGTCTTTCTGCAACATACTCATCACTGTTTTGAACATGCCGGCCACTCTGGTGGGGATTATCAGAAAGCAGCAGCCCTTTGGAGATTGCGTTTGCCACACGGTGAGCTTTCTGGAGACTTTTCTCACCGCAAACACCATGCTGAGCATGGCGGCTCTCAGCATAGATCGGTGGATAGCGGTCGTCTTCCCGCTCAGTTACTCCACCAAAATGCGCTACAAGGACGCGCTGATCATGGTGTGCTACTCCTGGCTGCACTCCTTTACCTTTTCCCTGACGGCGCTGCTCTTCTCCTGGGTCGACTACAGCGACGTTTACGCGTCCTGCACCTTGCAGCCGAGCGAGGAAGGCAGCGACAGGATTAAGTTTACAATCTTCACTATCGTTTTCCACGCCACCAGTTTCATTCTGTCCCTGCTCATCTTGTGTTTCACCTACTTGAAGGTGTTGAAGGTCGCTAGGTTTCACTGCAAGAGGATTGACATTATCACCATGCAGACTCTGTTCCTGCTGGTCGATATTCACCCAAG CGTGAAACAAAGATGCTTAGCAGAGCAAAAGAGGAGAAAGCAGAGAGCCACGAAGAAGATCAGCATCTTCATCGGCTCATTTATCATCTGCTTTGCTCCTTATGTAATCACAAG GTTGGCCGAGCTTCTCCCGTTCGTGGACGTCAACCGCCACTGGGGAATCATCAGTAAGTGCCTGACATATAGCAAGGCTGCGTCTGACCCCTTCGCCTACTCTCTCCTACGTCAGCAGTACAAGAAAGTCCTGGTCACCGTCGTCAACAGGCTACTCCGACGTGACCTGTACCCTTCGTCTGGCCATAACAGCTCTTTAGACACGGAGAACGACTACTGTCTCCAGAGGATCAGTTAA